In Paenibacillus ihbetae, the following are encoded in one genomic region:
- a CDS encoding BCCT family transporter codes for MKQKNLLKNVVFSVSAVIIAVLAILGAVMPGAFGEVAGYLYRFTTTNFGWFYLLSIFAIIIFLIWVAASKYGTIRLGGEKEKPEYPFFTWIGMLFSAGFGVGLVFWGVAEPMSHFFKTPFAGVEAQGVEAARVAMGYSFFHWGISQWSVFALVGLVIAFLQFRKNKNGLVSTALEPVTGSRPVVRNSIDILAVIATVMGIATSIGLGVLQMSGGLNTITGIYNGVGLQMGILAIIFVAYMISTTSGLDKGIKILSNLNLAMALIFLLFVFVTGPSVFILETFTMALGDYISNFVSYSLRLQPYAEGSWVREWTIFYWAWAIAWSPYVGAFVARVSRGRTVREFIVGVMVVPPVIACLWIAVFGGTALWYDLHENTGIAAAVNADVTSALFQLFNQLPLSSVMNVLAIILILTFLVTSADSATYILSSMTTYGSLNPSLMVKIVWGTLMAGIAGVLLYAGGLEALQTASLIAALPFTVLLLLLIVAVVRLMAHEPLPVRKADLKRFRRLEEAANKGRK; via the coding sequence GTGAAACAGAAGAATTTATTGAAAAATGTCGTGTTCTCGGTTTCAGCCGTCATCATTGCGGTGCTCGCTATTTTGGGAGCGGTCATGCCGGGCGCCTTTGGTGAAGTGGCGGGATATCTATATAGGTTCACGACCACGAATTTCGGATGGTTCTACCTGCTCTCGATTTTTGCTATCATCATTTTTCTGATCTGGGTTGCCGCCAGTAAGTACGGGACGATTCGCCTGGGAGGCGAGAAGGAAAAGCCGGAATATCCGTTCTTCACCTGGATCGGCATGCTGTTCTCGGCCGGCTTCGGCGTCGGGCTTGTATTCTGGGGCGTCGCGGAACCGATGAGCCATTTCTTTAAAACCCCCTTTGCAGGCGTAGAGGCCCAAGGCGTGGAAGCGGCCCGTGTGGCGATGGGCTATTCCTTCTTCCACTGGGGGATCAGTCAATGGTCGGTATTTGCCCTTGTCGGTCTGGTGATTGCCTTCCTGCAGTTCCGCAAGAACAAGAACGGTCTTGTGTCCACCGCCCTCGAACCGGTTACCGGGTCCAGGCCGGTGGTAAGGAACAGCATTGATATCTTGGCCGTCATTGCTACCGTGATGGGAATCGCGACCTCCATTGGTCTTGGGGTGCTGCAGATGAGCGGCGGATTGAATACTATTACGGGGATTTATAATGGCGTCGGTCTTCAGATGGGGATTTTGGCGATTATCTTTGTGGCCTACATGATCTCTACAACGTCAGGTCTTGATAAAGGAATTAAGATCTTAAGCAACTTGAATCTGGCGATGGCGCTCATATTTTTGCTGTTTGTGTTTGTCACCGGGCCATCGGTTTTCATTCTGGAGACCTTCACCATGGCGCTGGGCGATTATATCTCGAATTTCGTATCGTACAGCCTGCGGCTGCAGCCCTATGCGGAAGGCTCTTGGGTAAGGGAATGGACGATTTTCTACTGGGCGTGGGCGATTGCCTGGTCACCATATGTTGGTGCTTTCGTAGCCAGGGTGTCCAGAGGACGAACCGTGCGGGAGTTTATCGTCGGGGTTATGGTCGTGCCGCCGGTCATCGCCTGTCTGTGGATTGCCGTATTCGGCGGAACCGCGCTCTGGTATGATCTGCATGAGAATACCGGGATTGCAGCCGCCGTTAATGCGGATGTCACTTCGGCATTGTTCCAGCTGTTTAATCAGCTGCCCTTATCCTCCGTGATGAACGTGCTGGCGATCATTCTGATTCTGACGTTTCTGGTGACATCCGCAGATTCAGCGACGTATATATTGTCCAGCATGACGACTTACGGCAGCCTGAACCCTTCCCTGATGGTCAAAATCGTATGGGGAACGCTAATGGCCGGCATTGCTGGCGTGCTGCTGTACGCCGGGGGATTAGAGGCGCTTCAGACCGCCTCCCTGATCGCGGCGCTGCCGTTTACGGTGCTTCTGCTGCTGCTGATCGTCGCGGTGGTGAGGCTTATGGCGCATGAGCCGCTGCCCGTACGAAAGGCTGATCTCAAACGATTCCGACGTTTGGAGGAAGCGGCGAATAAGGGGAGAAAGTAA
- a CDS encoding YybH family protein, with product MKSPFPDKPVLRPEEMNAAFADAYNSGELRRLLALYEPGSIHVHPGGALETGLDSFRASLKELLQLGGTMTSTNIYCIPFENMALLRAHFTLHSTGPDGEPLLLQGHTSEIVRQQPEGHWLYLVDHPFGSGPLEDLPTIR from the coding sequence ATGAAATCACCGTTTCCAGACAAGCCTGTCCTTCGGCCGGAAGAGATGAATGCGGCTTTTGCCGACGCTTATAATTCAGGAGAGCTTAGGCGGCTGCTTGCGCTGTATGAGCCCGGCAGCATCCACGTGCACCCTGGCGGAGCTTTGGAGACCGGCCTCGACTCCTTCCGCGCGAGCCTCAAGGAGCTGCTTCAGCTTGGAGGCACCATGACCTCGACTAACATATACTGTATCCCTTTTGAAAATATGGCGCTTTTGCGCGCGCACTTCACATTGCATTCGACAGGACCGGACGGAGAGCCCTTGCTGCTGCAAGGCCATACCTCGGAGATCGTCAGGCAGCAGCCGGAAGGGCATTGGCTGTATCTTGTCGACCATCCCTTTGGGTCTGGACCGCTGGAGGATCTGCCAACGATTCGATAG
- a CDS encoding winged helix-turn-helix transcriptional regulator gives MPYEDQVYGCPADVGLQMISGKWKPRILYELFQGTRRFGELQRAISDVSRHVLTVHLRELEHAGIVRRTVYAEVPPKVEYTITDYGRSFEPILEALVHLGEEYIASHKDERDS, from the coding sequence ATGCCTTACGAAGACCAGGTTTACGGCTGCCCCGCCGATGTCGGCCTTCAGATGATCAGCGGAAAGTGGAAGCCCCGCATTTTATATGAGCTGTTTCAAGGAACACGGAGATTCGGCGAGCTGCAAAGGGCGATCTCGGATGTATCGCGGCATGTACTCACGGTCCATCTAAGGGAGCTGGAGCATGCCGGCATCGTTCGCAGAACGGTTTATGCCGAGGTTCCGCCGAAGGTGGAATACACGATTACGGATTACGGCCGAAGCTTTGAGCCGATCCTTGAAGCACTGGTTCACCTGGGCGAAGAATATATCGCATCGCACAAGGATGAGCGGGACTCTTAG